The Rhodobacter sp. CZR27 genome includes a window with the following:
- a CDS encoding efflux RND transporter periplasmic adaptor subunit, with protein sequence MSLLKQSLLVLAVAAALLVIWVLYVPAARPLLARVGLLEPMARIGIVAEDAEAEAAPGPQRGGPGGPVRVLASAPAERLLNAVVTAVGTARAVRSVTVSPEVEGRVAAIGAVSGGRVAAGAVLVELDSEAARIAVDRANLVLADTREDLERVRRLSGSGATTDIARQEAELAEKTAELELQQARFELSQHRILAPFDGWVGIIEIEVGDRVNRGDAITRIDDRSSLLVDFRVPERVVGQIGLGDAITATALSGSQEPLEGAISALDNRVDEASRTLRVQATIRNADDRLRAGMAFSIRLALPGEPRPAVDPLAIQWGSEGAYVWVVRGGKAERVAIQILQRDEEAVLIQAALRPDDLVVTEGVQSLRPGATVEVLDPSGLAAGPAGSRS encoded by the coding sequence ATGTCACTGCTGAAGCAGAGCCTGCTTGTTCTGGCGGTCGCCGCCGCCCTGCTGGTGATCTGGGTGCTCTATGTGCCCGCGGCCCGGCCGCTGCTGGCGCGGGTGGGGCTGCTGGAGCCGATGGCCCGCATCGGCATCGTGGCCGAGGACGCCGAGGCCGAGGCCGCGCCCGGCCCGCAACGGGGCGGCCCCGGCGGTCCGGTGCGCGTGCTGGCCAGCGCCCCGGCCGAACGTCTCCTCAACGCCGTCGTGACCGCAGTGGGCACGGCCCGCGCGGTGCGCAGCGTGACCGTCTCACCCGAGGTCGAGGGCCGGGTCGCCGCGATCGGGGCCGTGTCCGGCGGGCGCGTGGCGGCCGGGGCGGTGCTCGTGGAACTCGACAGCGAGGCGGCGCGGATCGCCGTGGACCGCGCGAACCTCGTCCTGGCCGACACGCGCGAGGATCTGGAGCGCGTGCGCCGTCTCAGCGGCTCGGGCGCCACGACCGACATCGCGCGGCAGGAGGCGGAACTGGCCGAGAAGACCGCGGAGCTGGAACTCCAGCAGGCGCGGTTCGAGCTGTCGCAGCACCGCATCCTCGCCCCCTTCGACGGCTGGGTCGGCATCATCGAGATCGAGGTGGGTGACCGGGTCAACCGCGGCGATGCCATCACCCGGATCGACGACCGGTCGAGCCTTCTGGTCGATTTCCGGGTGCCCGAGCGCGTGGTGGGCCAGATCGGCCTTGGCGATGCGATCACCGCCACCGCACTTTCCGGCTCGCAGGAGCCGCTGGAAGGCGCGATCAGCGCGCTCGACAACCGCGTGGACGAGGCGAGCCGCACGCTGCGCGTGCAGGCCACCATCCGCAACGCCGACGACAGGCTGCGGGCCGGGATGGCCTTCTCGATCCGGCTTGCCCTGCCGGGAGAGCCGCGCCCCGCCGTCGATCCGCTGGCGATCCAGTGGGGATCGGAGGGCGCCTATGTCTGGGTGGTGCGCGGCGGCAAGGCCGAGCGCGTTGCGATCCAGATCCTGCAGCGCGACGAGGAGGCCGTGCTGATCCAGGCCGCGCTGCGACCCGACGATCTGGTGGTGACCGAGGGCGTCCAGTCCCTGCGCCCCGGCGCGACCGTCGAGGTGCTCGACCCCTCGGGCCTCGCCGCCGGTCCCGCCGGCTCGCGGAGCTGA